The following proteins are encoded in a genomic region of Fusarium oxysporum f. sp. lycopersici 4287 chromosome 1, whole genome shotgun sequence:
- a CDS encoding hypothetical protein (At least one base has a quality score < 10), whose amino-acid sequence MAYLDRPTEAGYFIFPDLSVRHEGLYILTFSLFETTKEERDYDLEPADGDLPPGVDYRMEIKTEPFSVYSAKKFPGLMESTQLSKTVADQGCRVRIRRDVRMRKRESKPGAGNSNSGGNGFERREEDFSRRRTITPASEDPHSIRNRSHSNSSEHRTPYTDASRRPSMVDSYPPPPPPPPPSYEPAPSASRHLDFGDSSAAQYPTPRQYAHQPGLQITPGPPNGSYAPTAQSPYSKTDVPYGYVNRNIPPSCPSPAPSLKHELYDRRQSTSTYVPPSPSVYSTEGHHRRDSRPSYPPTPVAAPHPRPMHSQTSLPALKIDQLVSPVSPLPPIEPQTGPAPELPPINVGGKRKHESVFAQSTRPLHNGQRQVDPHYGRSHRGYSPDHDQGWYSRADGQISSVQFNRYYDE is encoded by the coding sequence ATGGCCTATCTCGACCGTCCCACCGAAGCTGGTTATTTCATCTTTCCCGACCTTTCTGTCCGCCACGAGGGCCTCTACATACTGACCTTCAGTTTGTTTGAGACTACCAAGGAGGAAAGAGACTATGATCTGGAACCTGCCGATGGCGATCTTCCACCCGGAGTCGACTATAGAATGGAAATCAAGACTGAACCTTTCAGCGTCTACAGCGCTAAGAAGTTTCCTGGATTGATGGAGAGTACTCAACTCAGCAAGACTGTTGCCGACCAGGGCTGCCGAGTTCGAATTCGACGAGATGTTCGTATGAGGAAGCGGGAAAGCAAGCCCGGTGCTGGTAACAGCAACAGTGGTGGAAACGGTTTCGAACGTCGGGAAGAGGACTTTAGTCGCAGAAGGACTATCACTCCAGCATCAGAAGACCCCCATAGTATCCGAAACCGATCTCACAGTAACTCGAGCGAACATCGAACTCCTTACACCGACGCTTCTCGCCGACCTTCGATGGTGGATTCTTATCCGCccccaccaccaccacctcctcccTCCTATGAGCCTGCTCCTTCTGCATCGCGTCACCTCGACTTCGGAGACTCCTCTGCTGCTCAGTATCCAACACCACGACAATATGCGCACCAACCTGGCCTGCAAATAACGCCCGGTCCGCCCAATGGTTCTTATGCTCCTACAGCTCAGTCTCCATACTCCAAGACGGATGTGCCTTACGGTTACGTCAACCGTAACATTCCTCCTTCGTGCCCTTCACCAGCTCCATCTCTTAAGCACGAATTGTATGACCGTAGACAATCTACCAGCACCTACGTTCCCCCTTCCCCTTCAGTCTACTCTACCGAAGGCCACCATCGCCGAGACTCGCGGCCGTCGTACCCGCCCACGCCTGTTGCTGCACCTCACCCTCGACCTATGCACAGCCAGACCTCCCTCCCGGCTCTCAAGATAGACCAGCTCGTCTCTCCCGTTTCGCCGCTACCTCCTATTGAGCCACAGACCGGTCCTGCTCCTGAACTACCTCCTATCAATGTTGGTGGCAAGCGCAAGCACGAGAGCGTCTTCGCCCAGAGCACCCGTCCACTTCACAATGGTCAGCGACAAGTGGATCCTCACTACGGTCGATCTCACCGTGGTTATAGCCCCGATCATGACCAAGGCTGGTACTCTCGAGCCGATGGTCAAATCAGCTCCGTCCAGTTCAACCGGTATTATGACGAGTAG
- a CDS encoding hypothetical protein (At least one base has a quality score < 10): MATPSSIPAEPKRDVINRIHRVTRENRSLWYQMTVLQQPERARACGSGSKANSDRRPVDPPPVVELRIIEGPSVEEGKDITFDYNANFFLYASLEHARPLARGRVNTPAAGNPPILTGVPASGMAYLDRPTEAGYFIFPDLSVRHEGLYILTFSLFETTKEERDYDLEPADGDLPPGVDYRMEIKTEPFSVYSAKKFPGLMESTQLSKTVADQGCRVRIRRDVRMRKRESKPGAGNSNSGGNGFERREEDFSRRRTITPASEDPHSIRNRSHSNSSEHRTPYTDASRRPSMVDSYPPPPPPPPPSYEPAPSASRHLDFGDSSAAQYPTPRQYAHQPGLQITPGPPNGSYAPTAQSPYSKTDVPYGYVNRNIPPSCPSPAPSLKHELYDRRQSTSTYVPPSPSVYSTEGHHRRDSRPSYPPTPVAAPHPRPMHSQTSLPALKIDQLVSPVSPLPPIEPQTGPAPELPPINVGGKRKHESVFAQSTRPLHNGQRQVDPHYGRSHRGYSPDHDQGWYSRADGQISSVQFNRYYDE, from the exons ATGGCTACACCATCCTCGATTCCTGCCGAGCCAAAGCGCGATGTTATCAACAGGATCCACAGAGTTACAAGAGAGAACCGCAGCCTCTGGTATCAGATGACTGTTCTGCAGCAACCTGAGCGTGCCCGAGCCTGCGGTTCTGGTTCAAAAG CCAACAGTGACCGCCGACCTGTTGATCCTCCCCCGGTTGTCGAGCTTCGGATTATCGAGGGACCTAGTGTGGAAGAGGGCAAGGACATCACTTTTGACTACAACGCCAACTTCTTTCTCTACGCCAGTCTCGAGCATGCCCGTCCACTTGCACGCGGTCGTGTTAATACTCCAGCTGCTGGCAACCCACCCATTCTGACTGGTGTTCCCGCTTCTGGCATGGCCTATCTCGACCGTCCCACCGAAGCTGGTTATTTCATCTTTCCCGACCTTTCTGTCCGCCACGAGGGCCTCTACATACTGACCTTCAGTTTGTTTGAGACTACCAAGGAGGAAAGAGACTATGATCTGGAACCTGCCGATGGCGATCTTCCACCCGGAGTCGACTATAGAATGGAAATCAAGACTGAACCTTTCAGCGTCTACAGCGCTAAGAAGTTTCCTGGATTGATGGAGAGTACTCAACTCAGCAAGACTGTTGCCGACCAGGGCTGCCGAGTTCGAATTCGACGAGATGTTCGTATGAGGAAGCGGGAAAGCAAGCCCGGTGCTGGTAACAGCAACAGTGGTGGAAACGGTTTCGAACGTCGGGAAGAGGACTTTAGTCGCAGAAGGACTATCACTCCAGCATCAGAAGACCCCCATAGTATCCGAAACCGATCTCACAGTAACTCGAGCGAACATCGAACTCCTTACACCGACGCTTCTCGCCGACCTTCGATGGTGGATTCTTATCCGCccccaccaccaccacctcctcccTCCTATGAGCCTGCTCCTTCTGCATCGCGTCACCTCGACTTCGGAGACTCCTCTGCTGCTCAGTATCCAACACCACGACAATATGCGCACCAACCTGGCCTGCAAATAACGCCCGGTCCGCCCAATGGTTCTTATGCTCCTACAGCTCAGTCTCCATACTCCAAGACGGATGTGCCTTACGGTTACGTCAACCGTAACATTCCTCCTTCGTGCCCTTCACCAGCTCCATCTCTTAAGCACGAATTGTATGACCGTAGACAATCTACCAGCACCTACGTTCCCCCTTCCCCTTCAGTCTACTCTACCGAAGGCCACCATCGCCGAGACTCGCGGCCGTCGTACCCGCCCACGCCTGTTGCTGCACCTCACCCTCGACCTATGCACAGCCAGACCTCCCTCCCGGCTCTCAAGATAGACCAGCTCGTCTCTCCCGTTTCGCCGCTACCTCCTATTGAGCCACAGACCGGTCCTGCTCCTGAACTACCTCCTATCAATGTTGGTGGCAAGCGCAAGCACGAGAGCGTCTTCGCCCAGAGCACCCGTCCACTTCACAATGGTCAGCGACAAGTGGATCCTCACTACGGTCGATCTCACCGTGGTTATAGCCCCGATCATGACCAAGGCTGGTACTCTCGAGCCGATGGTCAAATCAGCTCCGTCCAGTTCAACCGGTATTATGACGAGTAG
- a CDS encoding hypothetical protein (At least one base has a quality score < 10), with protein MMNYGLSYCVLTLTTMSTTPATLSSSQDPQVSSTEIVCLDLSYATNTVIYPSPLKYLDHRMNGTLHQAGSPGRHCLCFLSCKSLLNFHAFIRQADASLQTIPAGHSNNINFETSDHFPHLPVKRPVS; from the coding sequence ATGATGAATTACGGCCTTTCTTACTGTGTACTTACACTTACCACCATGTCTACAACGCCCGCAACGCTCAGCTCCTCCCAGGACCCCCAAGTCTCATCCACTGAAATTGTTTGTCTTGATCTGTCGTACGCCACCAACACAGTCATCTACCCCAGCCCTCTCAAATACCTTGATCACAGAATGAACGGAACACTGCATCAGGCTGGAAGCCCGGGACGTCattgtctttgctttttgAGTTGCAAATCTCTACTGAATTTCCACGCGTTTATCCGCCAAGCGGACGCAAGCCTCCAGACCATTCCCGCAGGGCATTCCAATAATATTAACTTTGAGACATCAGACCATTTCCCCCATCTCCCAGTCAAAAGGCCTGTATCTTGA